From a single Phaenicophaeus curvirostris isolate KB17595 chromosome 8, BPBGC_Pcur_1.0, whole genome shotgun sequence genomic region:
- the ZBTB41 gene encoding zinc finger and BTB domain-containing protein 41, translated as MRKRRRLAANLNKKVHLGHEKDTAEQILVDCAQELVSKSAEVAPADQLESSKELSPSLEQRTLLSSLQYNKNLLKYLNDDRQKHPSFCDLLIIVEGKEFSAHKVVVAVGSSYFHACLSKNPSTDVVTLDHVTHSVFQHLLEFLYTSQFFVYKNEIPLVLEAAKFLDIIDAVKLLNNESVSNVQTDVVTDVPTPAETLSELTGKLLNSHQCTFCGRSFCYKKSLENHLTKAHRSLSLERRHGLKMIEQADFSARRSTRNRKCPAKFDDGDSESGDASDSNLEKVSSGKETSDRSEFEDSESECNADEEGQEEEMSGEDSESEEQSEKEQNDTEEGSEAVDSVGSIPEGLAPVIIKSSSKKLLQCPKCDKKFDRIGKYESHTRVHTGEKPFECDICHQRYSTKSNLTVHRKKHSSETDFHKKEHKCPYCNKLHASKKTLAKHVKRFHPENVQEFLSIKKAKSEGWKCDICKKSFTRRPHLEEHMILHSQDKPFKCTYCEEHFKSRFARLKHQEKFHLGPFPCDICGRQFNDTGNLKRHIECTHGGKRKWTCFICGKSVRERATLKEHLRIHSGEKPHLCSICGQSFRHGSSYRLHLRVHHDDKRYECEECGKTFIRHDHLTKHKKIHSGEKAHQCEECGKCFGRRDHLTVHYKSVHLGEKVWQKYKTTFHQCEVCKKVFKGKSSLEMHFRTHSGEKPYKCQICNQSFRIKKTLTKHMVIHSDARPFNCQHCNATFKRKDKLKYHIDHVHGSKAVEEALTSSSEEKLVPLPVQYTSDDKVYQTEAKQYVEQSKAYQSETKTLLQNVSTEVCVPVTLVPVQMPDPQADLVQHATQPHGIIPPQPEQADYQRATDLSFLEKYTLTPQPTNIVHPVRPEQMLDPRDQSYLGTLLGLDTAPTVQNISNNEHS; from the exons ATGAGGAAAAGGAGACGGCTCGCTGCAAATCTAAACAAAAAGGTTCATCTTGGCCATGAGAAAGATACTGCGGAACAGATCCTCGTAGATTGTGCGCAAGAACTTGTTTCTAAGTCTGCAGAAGTAGCTCCTGCAGATCAACTTGAATCTTCCAAAGAACTTTCACCCTCCCTAGAACAAAGAACGCTCCTAAGCTCGTTGCAGTATAACAAAAATCTACTTAAATACTTAAATGACGATAGGCAGAAACATCCGTCATTTTGTGATTTACTCATAATTGTAGAAGGAAAGGAATTTAGTGCTCACAAAGTTGTGGTGGCTGTTGGGAGTAGTTATTTTCATGCCTGTTTGAGCAAAAATCCAAGCACCGATGTCGTCACGCTAGATCATGTAACTCATTCTGTTTTTCAGCATTTGCTCGAGTTTCTCTACACGTCCCAGTTTTttgtatataaaaatgaaataccaTTAGTGTTGGAAGCAGCAAAATTTTTAGATATCATAGATGCAGTGAAGTTACTAAACAATGAAAGTGTTTCTAATGTACAGACTGATGTGGTAACTGATGTACCTACACCAGCAGAAACACTCAGTGAACTGACAGGTAAACTATTAAATAGTCATCAGTGCACTTTTTGTGGTCGAAGTTTTTGTTACAAGAAGTCCTTAGAAAATCATCTGACTAAAGCCCACAGGTCTCTGTCACTGGAAAGGAGACATGGGTTAAAAATGATTGAGCAGGCTGATTTTTCCGCTAGGCGTTCTACAAGAAACCGTAAATGTCCAGCAAAGTTTGATGACGGTGACAGTGAAAGTGGTGATGCCTCTGACAGCAACTTGGAAAAAGTCAGTTCTGGCAAGGAAACATCTGATAGAAGTGAATTTGAAGACAGTGAAAGTGAATGCAATGCTGATGAAGAAGGACAGGAAGAGGAAATGTCAGGTGAAGATTCAGAATCTGAAgaacaaagtgaaaaagaacagaatgaTACTGAAGAAGGTTCTGAGGCCGTTGATTCAGTGGGAAGTATTCCTGAAGGCTTAGCACCAGTCATCATTAAGAGCAGTAGCAAAAAACTACTGCAGTGTCCCAAGTGTGACAAAAAATTTGATCGAATAG GCAAATATGAGAGCCATACACGTGTACACACGGGTGAGAAGCCTTTTGAGTGTGATATATGTCATCAGCGCTATTCAACGAAGTCCAACCTGACTGTACACAGAAAGAAACACTCCAGTGAGACTGACTTTCATAAAAAGGAACACAAATGTCCATACTGCAATAAGCTGCACGCAAGCAAAAAGACTTTAGCAAAGCACGTGAAGAG GTTTCATCCGGAGAATGtacaagaatttctttctatCAAGAAGGCAAAGAGTGAAGGTTGGAAATGTGAT ATTTGTAAGAAATCTTTCACTCGAAGACCTCATTTAGAAGAGCATATGATCCTTCACTCTCAAGATAAACCCTTTAAGTGTACCTACTGTGAAGAGCACTTTAAATCTCGATTTGCAAGACtgaaacatcaagaaaaattcCATCTCG GGCCTTTTCCTTGTGATATTTGTGGCCGACAGTTTAATGATACAGGAAATCTGAAACGCCATATAGAGTGTACTcatggaggaaagagaaaatggacATGTTTCATCTGTGGAAAATCTGTTAGGGAACG AGCAACTTTGAAAGAACATCTGAGAATTCACAGTGGAGAGAAACCTCATCTTTGCAGTATTTGTGGGCAGAGTTTTCGACATGGAAGCTCTTACAG ACTTCATCTGAGAGTCCACCATGATGACAAGAGATATGAATGTGAAGAATGTGGAAAAACCTTTATTCGGCATGACCATctgacaaaacacaaaaaaatacactCAG GTGAAAAGGCACATCAGTGTGAGGAATGTGGAAAATGTTTTGGCCGTAGAGATCACCTTACTGTTCATTATAAAAGTGTTCATCTAGGAGAAAAAGTTTGGCAGAA ATATAAAACAACATTTCACCAGTGTGAAGTCTGTAAGAAAGTGTTTAAAGGGAAATCAAGTTTGGAAATGCATTTTAGGACACattcag GCGAGAAACCGTACAAATGTCAAATCTGTAATCAGTCTTTTAGAATTAAGAAGACTTTAACGAAACACATGGTTATTCATTCGGATGCTCGACCTTTTAATTGCCAACACTGCAATGCAACATTTAAACGAAAAGACAAGTTGAAATATCATATTGATCATGTTCATGGATCAAAGGCTGTGGAAGAGGCATTGACATCATCTTCGGAGGAAAAGCTAGTCCCCTTGCCAGTGCAGTATACCTCTGACGACAAAGTTTACCAGACTGAGGCTAAACAGTATGTGGAACAGTCCAAAGCATATCAATCAGAAACCAAAACTTTGCTACAGAATGTATCTACAGAAGTATGTGTGCCTGTGACTCTGGTACCAGTTCAGATGCCTGACCCACAAGCTGATCTAGTACAGCATGCTACTCAGCCACATGGCATTATTCCCCCACAACCTGAGCAGGCAGATTATCAACGAGCAACAGATCTGTCATTTCTAGAGAAATATACTCTTACTCCACAGCCGACAAATATTGTTCATCCTGTAAGGCCTGAGCAAATGTTGGATCCTAGAGACCAGTCATATCTTGGAACTTTACTGGGACTAGATACAGCTCCTACTGTACAGAATATTTCAAACAATGAACATTCATGA